In Capsicum annuum cultivar UCD-10X-F1 chromosome 11, UCD10Xv1.1, whole genome shotgun sequence, one genomic interval encodes:
- the LOC107848445 gene encoding uncharacterized protein LOC107848445 — MSPALTDTDDLHLHKGQIFNAQSSYNYLSMDHNLEFTSPGPNPSSRLQKPRLYKKKYTGAAHRKDQMLNPFGENQDTGHHVESVSGKFGNVSFASGVDRGSGVVGNQGFVFGASRSSANNGSLFGTTIPVDELRKLNLESDKQGGSFVFTGGDTKLDEMVSKEVEDKLNIKSEEGTVDSARIVDSVKSECNVFGSFASSENADSKIGGVVGVELLNEMDKLNIKGRTENEMKDYGKSEMLLHDKMKNMQINEPMGSYVANENVKVGPSSSYPSGNAVNKSASGVSIRSGFTFQAGMQNNQYNNQVHLDAHSGAFPSCNIPVESMMGTFEVPSTDRTGKKVEFSFTAKSVGMLMQNLTPTTKGSLNKKVETRKEATRDPRYKKKKLKPKQTLSTPLNFAQDFAFRGSSEGNAEPSELYSPMDISPYRETLADGTLSRGTSVASDESFVLNENYCSSDSRPAVSNDVTDEDLIDATVCMNINENDVTYSEAQEVEFRHSSHHGVDTGGPSEESISGTETESFKSAAEHLDYSTDSFGTAADTEVTSRSTIERQDTDGGSQFNVASNLEEACQGSFIFAASSVAHNQIAAATHQQKKKNRMKIINDSCSSTTKLSYSSSPGQFFQVSGSSPLSSPTQGKKGDIPAMISHSQGNNEQARIKEVNPETVAASMAAQEACEKWRLRGNQAYANGNLSKAEECYTQGLNCVTESDTSKSCLRALMLCYSNRAATRMSLGRMREALEDCMKAVALDPNFFRVQVRAANCYLALGEVENSSNFFMKCLQHGPEACVDRKILVEASEGLEKAQRVSECMKRCVELLQRRRQSDAELALGLVSEALTISTYSAKLLEFKADALLMLRRYEEVILLCEKTLELAKSNAPPYNFSYQLSELDSTITERSASAGLWCVSKIVKSYFYLGKLEEADSFLKNQEKSMRLMESSGLKNLEAFVPLAVTIRELLCFKAAGNAAFQSGKHAEAVEHYTAAVSCNFESRPFTAICFCNRAAAYRAMGQISDAIADCSLAIALDGNYAKMLDECGSTLNFFYLKALSRRASLFEMIRDYEQAASDLQRVVSLLTRNMENKVGGSGSGSHNNMSSVNEIRQTQQKLAAMEEEARKEIPLNFYLILGIDSSVGASEIRKAYRKAALKHHPDKAGQSLARNDNADDGLWKEIAEEVHKDADRLFKMIGEAYAMLSDFAKRSRYDLEEEMRNSPSRGNDSSPYRTHGF; from the exons ATGTCGCCGGCGTTGACCGACACCGATGATTTGCATCTGCATAAAGGTCAGATTTTTAACGCTCAATCTTCTTACAATTATCTTTCAATGGATCACAATCTTGAGTTCACTTCACCGGGTCCGAATCCGTCCTCAAGGCTGCAAAAACCCAGATTGTATAAGAAGAAATACACGGGTGCTGCTCATAGAAAGGACCAAATGTTGAACCCTTTTGGGGAAAATCAAGACACGGGTCATCATGTGGAGTCGGTTTCTGGGAAATTTGGCAATGTGAGTTTTGCTTCTGGGGTTGATAGGGGTAGTGGGGTTGTTGGTAATCAAGGGTTTGTTTTTGGAGCTAGTAGAAGTAGTGCTAATAATGGTAGTTTGTTTGGAACAACAATTCCTGTTGATGAATTGAGGAAACTGAATCTTGAAAGTGATAAGCAAGGAGGATCTTTTGTGTTTACGGGTGGCGATACGAAGCTTGATGAAATGGTGAGTAAGGAAGTGGAGGACAAGTTAAATATCAAGAGTGAGGAGGGAACTGTTGACTCTGCGCGTATTGTGGACAGTGTAAAATCCGAGTGTAACGTTTTTGGCAGCTTTGCTAGTAGTGAAAATGCTGATAGTAAAATTGGTGGGGTTGTAGGAGTTGAGCTCttgaatgagatggataaattGAATATCAAAGGAAGAACTGAGAATGAGATGAAGGACTATGGAAAATCGGAGATGTTGCTCCATGATAAGATGAAAAACATGCAAATAAATGAGCCTATGGGTTCGTATGTTGCTAATGAGAATGTAAAAGTTGGTCCAAGTTCAAGTTACCCTAGTGGAAATGCTGTTAATAAGAGTGCCAGTGGAGTTTCAATTCGTTCAGGGTTCACATTTCAGGCAGGGATGCAGAATAATCAGTATAATAATCAGGTTCATCTAGACGCTCATAGTGGTGCATTTCCCTCCTGTAATATCCCTGTTGAATCTATGATGGGTACTTTTGAAGTACCATCAACTGATAGGACTGGAAAGAAGGTTGAATTTAGTTTCACTGCTAAGTCTGTTGGCATGCTAATGCAAAATCTTACACCAACTACTAAAGGAAGCTTAAATAAGAAAGTTGAAACTAGAAAGGAAGCAACTAGAGATCCTAGATACAAGAAAAAGAAGTTGAAACCTAAGCAAACACTCTCAACGCCACTGAACTTTGCGCAAGACTTTGCCTTCAGAGGAAGTTCAGAAGGGAATGCTGAACCTTCTGAACTGTATTCACCAATGGATATTTCTCCATATCGTGAAACACTAGCAGATGGTACACTTTCAAGAGGAACTTCTGTGGCTTCTGATGAGTCGTTCGTTCTGAATGAGAATTATTGTTCAAGCGATTCACGTCCTGCAGTTTCAAATGATGTAACAGATGAAGATCTGATAGATGCAACAGTATGCATGAATATCAATGAAAATGATGTGACATATAGTGAAGCACAAGAAGTAGAATTCAGACACTCAAGTCATCATGGTGTAGATACAGGCGGTCCTTCTGAAGAGTCTATATCTGGGACTGAAACTGAAAGCTTTAAATCTGCTGCGGAGCATTTAGATTATAGTACTGATTCTTTCGGAACTGCAGCAGATACTGAAGTGACTTCTAGATCAACAATTGAGAGACAAGATACTGACGGGGGAAGTCAGTTTAATGTTGCTTCAAATTTAGAAGAGGCTTGCCAGGGTAGCTTCATATTTGCTGCATCCTCTGTTGCTCATAATCAGATAGCAGCGGCAACACACCAACAGAAGAAGAAAAATCGAATGAAGATCATTAATGATTCGTGTAGTTCAACTACAAAATTGTCTTACTCCTCGTCACCTGGGCAATTTTTTCAAGTTTCTGGGTCATCTCCTCTTTCATCTCCCACTCAGGGTAAGAAAGGAGATATACCTGCTATGATAAGCCATAGCCAGGGAAATAATGAACAAGCTAGGATCAAGGAGGTCAACCCTGAAACAGTTGCTGCAAGCATGGCTGCTCAGGAAGCATGTGAAAAATGGCGATTGAG GGGGAATCAAGCCTATGCAAATGGAAACTTATCTAAAGCAGAGGAATGCTACACACAAGGACTGAACTGTGTGACTGAAAGTGACACATCTAAGAGCTGTCTTCGGGCTTTAATGTTATGCTATAGCAACCGTGCAGCAACACGTATGTCTCTCGGAAGAATGAGAGAAGCACTAGAGGATTGTATGAAGGCTGTTGCATTAGATCCAAACTTTTTCAGGGTCCAAGTTCGAGCTGCAAA CTGTTACCTTGCTCTTGGGGAAGtcgaaaattcatcaaattttttcaTGAAGTGCTTGCAACATGGTCCAGAAGCGTGTGTGGATAGAAAAATATTGGTGGAAGCCTCGGAGGGCTTGGAAAAAGCACAG AGGGTATCAGAATGCATGAAGCGATGTGTGGAACTATTGCAAAGACGAAGGCAAAGTGATGCAGAGTTGGCCTTGGGTTTGGTCAGTGAGGCTTTGACAATAAGCACCTATTCGGCAAAACTACTCGAATTCAAAGCAGATGCCCTTcttatg CTGCGGAGGTACGAAGAGGTGATTCTGTTATGTGAGAAGACACTTGAACTTGCTAAGTCAAATGCTCCACCATATAATTTCAGTTACCAGTTGTCAGAGTTAGATAGTACTATCACAGAGAGAAGTGCTTCCGCTGGGCTCTGGTGTGTTTCTAAAATAGTCAAGTCATACTTTTATCTCGGGAAGCTTGAAGAGGCTGATAGTTTTCTGAAAAACCAAGAGAAATCAATGCGTCTAATGGAAAG TAGTGGACTCAAGAATTTAGAAGCTTTTGTTCCTCTAGCTGTAACAATACGTGAGCTCTTGTGCTTTAAG GCAGCTGGAAATGCAGCATTTCAATCAGGAAAGCATGCAGAAGCTGTTGAGCACTATACAGCTGCTGTATCATGTAATTTTGAGTCACGGCCTTTCACAGCAATTTGTTTCTGCAATCGTGCTGCTGCATACCGAGCTATGGGTCAAATTTCAGATGCCATTGCAGATTGCAGCCTAGCAATTGCCCTTGATGGAAATTATGCGAAG atgctagatgaatgtggatcgactttgaattttttttacctaaag GCACTCTCAAGACGAGCTTCTCTTTTTGAGATGATCAGAGATTATGAACAAGCAGCTTCAGATCTTCAGCGAGTTGTATCCCTTCTGACAAGGAATATGGAAAATAAAGTTGGTGGATCTGGATCTGGATCACATAACAATATGAGTTCTGTAAATGAGATTCGGCAAACACAACAAAAGCTTGCAGCCATGGAGGAAGAAGCCAGAAAGGAAATCCCCTTGAATTTTTACCTCATATT GGGAATTGATTCATCTGTTGGTGCATCAGAAATTAGGAAAGCCTATAGAAAAGCTGCACTCAAGCATCACCCTGATAAG GCTGGGCAATCACTGGCTAGAAATGACAATGCAGATGATGGACTGTGGAAAGAAATAGCAGAAGAAGTCCACAAGGATGCTGATAGGCTCTTTAAAATGATAGGGGAGGCCTATGCGATGCTTTCGGACTTTGCAAAG CGTTCACGTTATGACCTTGAAGAAGAGATGAGAAATAGTCCAAGCAGAGGCAATGATAGCAGCCCATATAGAACACACGGATTTTAA